Proteins encoded by one window of Rouxiella chamberiensis:
- a CDS encoding phosphotriesterase: MNSASLFRHPDPFPLGVASGHVTTVLGPMPVSALGVTLMHEHILLDASGKWVPPCCCSDRHIAEMPMRMENLGELSLNPLSSRDNCQLFDVDLAIEELMKFKALGGQTVVDPTNIGIGRDPKALQRISRLTGLNIVMGTGFYLEPSHPAYVKTHSLETLTDQIIYDVGGFDDKPEVIAGLIGEIGVSSAFTASEEKSLRAAGRANAATGVPIEVHLPGWERLGHKVLDILAEEGADLHHTVLCHMNPSFADKNYQRTLAERGAFLEYDMIGMNYFYADESAQSPSDEENARAICELIDDGFIQQVLLSQDVFLKTMLTRFGGHGYGYILKHFVPRLRRHGVTGEQLEQLLIANPQRVFGKR; this comes from the coding sequence ATGAATTCAGCCTCACTGTTTCGTCATCCCGACCCTTTCCCGCTCGGCGTCGCCAGCGGCCATGTCACGACCGTACTCGGGCCGATGCCGGTCAGCGCGTTGGGCGTTACGCTGATGCATGAACATATCTTGCTCGATGCCTCCGGAAAATGGGTGCCGCCCTGCTGCTGTAGCGACAGGCATATTGCCGAAATGCCGATGCGGATGGAGAATCTCGGCGAACTGTCGCTCAATCCGCTCTCGAGTCGCGACAACTGCCAGCTGTTCGATGTCGATTTGGCTATCGAAGAACTGATGAAGTTCAAGGCGCTTGGCGGTCAAACGGTGGTCGACCCTACCAATATCGGCATTGGTCGCGACCCTAAAGCTCTGCAACGCATTTCACGTTTAACCGGATTAAATATCGTCATGGGCACCGGATTTTACCTTGAGCCTTCGCATCCGGCCTATGTGAAAACGCATTCGCTGGAAACGCTGACCGATCAGATTATTTACGATGTGGGCGGCTTTGACGATAAACCGGAAGTCATTGCGGGACTTATTGGCGAGATTGGCGTTTCCAGCGCCTTTACCGCCAGCGAAGAGAAGTCGCTACGGGCTGCGGGCCGCGCCAATGCCGCCACCGGCGTGCCCATCGAAGTGCATCTGCCGGGTTGGGAGCGGCTGGGACACAAGGTGCTGGATATTCTGGCGGAAGAAGGTGCCGACCTGCACCACACGGTGCTTTGTCATATGAACCCGAGTTTTGCCGACAAAAATTATCAGCGCACGCTGGCCGAGCGCGGAGCATTTCTGGAATACGACATGATTGGCATGAACTATTTCTATGCCGATGAAAGTGCGCAGTCACCGTCGGATGAAGAGAATGCACGCGCCATCTGCGAGCTTATCGACGACGGCTTTATCCAGCAGGTGCTGCTTTCCCAGGATGTCTTTTTGAAAACCATGCTGACCCGCTTCGGCGGTCACGGCTATGGCTATATTCTCAAGCACTTCGTGCCACGATTGCGCCGTCACGGCGTAACGGGCGAACAGCTGGAACAACTGCTTATCGCCAATCCGCAGCGCGTCTTTGGCAAGCGTTGA
- a CDS encoding ABC transporter permease: protein MNMSSPRLIKHSFSRRILHNHSGVVSIAVFFIFCCAVFTFSTDEFFSRFNWLNILRQSAPLLIVAAAMTLVITTGGIDLSVGSTLALVGALSAIALNTWGLPWPVVLLGGLALGAFIGAINGYFIAYEGIPAFIVTLATLAVIRGVALLLTQGYSIPIPADSNFVWLGRAWLFGLPLPAILGVLALLVGHILLNHTRFGRYVTAIGANREGVRRAGVNTRSMTLWVYMLSGMAAALAGMIITARLGSGSSNQGEGFELQVIAAVVLGSTSLFGGFGTIIGTLLGALSIAVIQNGLILSHLSPFYTQIATGLIILLAIWLNTRIFNPVRTRKG from the coding sequence GTGAATATGTCGAGTCCAAGACTGATTAAACATTCTTTCTCGCGCCGCATTTTGCATAATCACTCCGGCGTAGTCAGCATCGCGGTTTTCTTTATCTTTTGCTGCGCGGTTTTTACTTTTTCCACCGACGAATTCTTTTCGCGCTTCAACTGGCTGAATATTCTTCGCCAGAGTGCGCCGCTGCTGATTGTGGCAGCCGCCATGACGCTGGTCATTACCACCGGTGGGATCGACCTGTCTGTGGGGTCCACCCTGGCTTTGGTCGGCGCACTGTCGGCGATTGCGCTTAATACCTGGGGCTTGCCGTGGCCGGTGGTGCTGCTCGGTGGACTGGCGCTGGGCGCGTTCATTGGTGCAATCAATGGCTATTTCATTGCCTACGAAGGCATCCCGGCGTTTATCGTTACTCTGGCAACCCTTGCCGTGATCCGCGGCGTGGCTCTGTTGCTGACGCAGGGTTATTCGATTCCGATTCCGGCAGACAGCAATTTTGTCTGGCTGGGTCGCGCATGGTTATTCGGGCTGCCACTGCCCGCCATTCTGGGCGTGCTCGCGTTGCTGGTCGGCCATATTCTGCTCAACCACACGCGCTTTGGCCGCTATGTCACCGCGATTGGCGCCAATCGCGAAGGTGTACGGCGTGCGGGCGTCAATACCCGCTCCATGACACTCTGGGTCTATATGCTGAGCGGCATGGCGGCGGCGCTGGCGGGCATGATCATTACCGCGCGTCTTGGCAGCGGCTCGTCGAATCAGGGTGAAGGGTTTGAATTGCAGGTCATTGCCGCCGTGGTTTTGGGCAGCACCAGTCTTTTTGGCGGGTTCGGCACCATTATCGGCACCCTGCTTGGCGCGCTGTCCATTGCCGTGATTCAGAACGGATTAATCCTTTCGCACCTCTCGCCTTTCTATACACAGATTGCGACCGGCCTTATCATTTTGCTGGCTATCTGGCTCAATACCCGCATCTTCAACCCGGTTCGAACCCGCAAAGGATAG
- a CDS encoding M20 family metallopeptidase, translating to MRDNPIDREQAIIERKVIELAQKLLAFDTINPPGNEQDCLTWLADFLQQRGFEVTRHTFGDRRMNIIARLRGTHSGKPLAFSGHLDTVPLGSAEWQHDPFGSEIAEGRLYGRGSSDMKAAVAAFIVASLEEKQAIQAGNGVVLLLTGGEETGCDGARALIADPDIELPVPLAVIVGEATQNYPVMGHKGALWLRCETRGKTAHGAMPELGINAIYLAADAIGKIRSFELGPAHPLMKQPTLNVGAMRGGLNINSVPDRASFDVDMRTDPTLHHPDITQRLQQHLSDAVTITPLVDLPAVLTDVLDPWVLQTIALCQPYHDVPITPRIVPYFTDAAILLAALGHPPCVILGPGEPSQAHQTDEFCAISSLKNSVELYRTLILTASSIP from the coding sequence ATGCGCGACAACCCAATCGACCGTGAACAGGCCATCATTGAACGCAAGGTAATTGAACTTGCGCAGAAACTATTGGCTTTCGACACCATCAATCCGCCGGGAAACGAACAGGATTGCCTGACGTGGCTCGCGGATTTCCTGCAACAGAGGGGATTTGAGGTCACGAGACACACTTTTGGCGACAGGAGAATGAACATTATCGCGCGGTTGCGCGGCACTCACAGCGGCAAGCCGCTGGCCTTTTCGGGACATCTCGATACCGTGCCGCTCGGCAGTGCAGAATGGCAGCACGATCCTTTCGGCAGCGAAATCGCCGAAGGGAGACTCTACGGTCGCGGCAGCAGCGATATGAAGGCCGCCGTAGCCGCGTTTATTGTTGCCAGTCTGGAGGAAAAGCAGGCTATTCAGGCCGGCAACGGTGTTGTGCTTCTCCTGACCGGCGGCGAAGAGACCGGTTGCGACGGTGCGCGTGCGTTAATTGCCGACCCCGATATCGAACTGCCTGTACCCCTTGCCGTTATCGTGGGTGAAGCTACGCAAAACTATCCGGTGATGGGTCACAAGGGCGCACTCTGGCTGCGCTGTGAAACGCGAGGAAAAACGGCGCATGGCGCGATGCCGGAACTTGGCATCAACGCCATTTATCTCGCCGCCGATGCCATTGGCAAAATTCGCAGCTTTGAACTGGGTCCGGCGCATCCGCTGATGAAGCAGCCGACGCTGAATGTAGGTGCCATGCGCGGTGGTCTCAATATCAACTCCGTGCCGGACCGCGCCAGTTTTGATGTCGATATGCGCACCGATCCTACTCTCCATCATCCTGATATTACGCAACGATTACAGCAGCACTTAAGTGACGCCGTCACGATTACGCCACTCGTTGACCTCCCCGCCGTGCTTACCGACGTCCTCGATCCGTGGGTGCTCCAAACCATCGCGCTCTGCCAGCCTTATCATGACGTCCCCATCACGCCGCGTATTGTTCCCTATTTTACCGATGCAGCCATTTTGCTCGCCGCGCTGGGTCATCCGCCCTGTGTGATCCTCGGGCCGGGTGAACCTTCCCAGGCGCATCAAACGGATGAATTCTGTGCCATCTCCTCTCTGAAGAACAGTGTCGAGCTCTATCGGACGCTCATCCTGACCGCCAGTTCAATACCCTGA